In Coleofasciculus sp. FACHB-T130, the following proteins share a genomic window:
- a CDS encoding SAM-dependent chlorinase/fluorinase: protein MFISLIADYGTGDPAFAEVTQRLLMALPSSQIHCLSVPPFSTLATGFWIAQLGLNPGPEERLIYHNCAPRQDDPEARQNNEGEGLTYALLPNGVKVVGVFAGYTLSFIKDHAQVLQTVKVSRGGSQFRSRDVFPNAAAAIAQGDTSYLGEVLNPSQIPDAPSDRVAWIDGYGNIKTTIPADTLNLKPEEKIVIRVGDVVSDAVYSDGSFRVPQGTLAFSPGSSGWNAAKDGKPIRWMELFLRGGNAWERFGKPRVNQVVTRL, encoded by the coding sequence ATGTTCATCAGCCTGATTGCAGACTACGGAACCGGCGATCCAGCTTTTGCAGAGGTCACGCAACGTCTTTTGATGGCTTTACCTTCCTCCCAGATTCACTGCCTCTCGGTCCCTCCCTTCAGCACCTTGGCAACTGGTTTCTGGATTGCTCAACTCGGACTCAATCCTGGTCCCGAAGAGCGTCTCATTTATCACAACTGCGCTCCTCGCCAAGATGACCCAGAAGCACGGCAAAACAATGAAGGCGAGGGATTAACTTATGCGCTGTTGCCTAATGGCGTCAAAGTAGTGGGTGTGTTTGCGGGTTATACCCTCTCTTTTATCAAAGACCACGCTCAAGTTCTGCAAACAGTCAAAGTTTCTAGAGGGGGATCGCAGTTTCGTTCGCGGGATGTGTTTCCCAATGCAGCGGCAGCGATCGCTCAGGGAGATACTAGCTATTTAGGAGAAGTCTTAAACCCTAGCCAAATCCCCGATGCACCGAGCGATCGCGTTGCCTGGATCGATGGTTACGGGAACATCAAAACCACAATTCCCGCTGATACCCTCAACCTAAAACCGGAAGAAAAAATAGTGATTCGGGTAGGGGATGTCGTGAGCGATGCCGTTTACTCTGACGGCAGCTTCCGGGTGCCACAGGGAACTTTAGCATTTTCACCAGGAAGTTCCGGCTGGAATGCTGCGAAGGATGGAAAGCCTATCCGTTGGATGGAATTATTTTTGCGAGGCGGCAATGCTTGGGAACGCTTCGGCAAACCCCGCGTGAATCAGGTAGTGACTCGTCTCTAA
- a CDS encoding TIGR04282 family arsenosugar biosynthesis glycosyltransferase, translating to MNRECLIVFTRYPEPGKAKTRLIPVLGEDGASNLHRQMTEHTLLQVRELQSDRATRVEVYFTGGDQSLMQAWLGTDIIYQPQGEGDLGQRMKSAFQTAFAAGMEGVAIVGTDCPGLDAKIMAQAFEQLNRHDLVLGPAMDGGYYLIGLRRMIPELFEGINWGTSEVREKTVAIAISLGLAVAYLPSLFDVDRPEDLEKLRVLSFE from the coding sequence ATGAATAGAGAGTGCTTAATCGTTTTTACTCGCTATCCAGAGCCAGGAAAGGCAAAGACTCGGTTAATTCCGGTTTTGGGGGAGGATGGTGCTTCAAATCTTCATCGCCAGATGACCGAGCATACACTCTTGCAGGTGAGGGAACTGCAAAGCGATCGCGCAACGAGAGTGGAAGTTTATTTTACTGGAGGCGACCAGTCTCTGATGCAAGCCTGGTTGGGAACTGATATTATTTATCAGCCGCAGGGTGAAGGCGATTTAGGACAGCGGATGAAGTCGGCGTTTCAAACGGCTTTTGCGGCTGGAATGGAGGGTGTTGCCATCGTCGGTACTGATTGCCCTGGTTTGGATGCGAAAATAATGGCGCAAGCATTTGAGCAGCTAAACCGTCATGATTTAGTTTTGGGACCAGCGATGGACGGCGGCTATTATTTAATTGGGTTGCGGCGGATGATTCCAGAATTGTTTGAGGGAATCAACTGGGGAACCTCGGAGGTGCGAGAAAAGACGGTAGCGATCGCTATCTCCCTTGGATTGGCAGTTGCTTATCTTCCCTCCCTGTTTGATGTTGACCGTCCAGAGGATCTTGAAAAGTTACGAGTTTTGAGTTTTGAGTGA
- a CDS encoding DUF6220 domain-containing protein, translated as MTINPEIDRADRRAMQVGFYATSVVFNLCLITQLLTVGIAYFISPAWWNIHVWLVRGYGGLSLLLLGWSFFTPFPPQIQRLTASLPVLLGLQFLTIHLKSPLHLEILHPLIGFSLLYVSSSLVHRVWRSLSLNHQPNEQA; from the coding sequence ATGACTATCAATCCAGAAATTGATCGCGCGGATAGAAGAGCGATGCAGGTCGGCTTTTATGCAACTTCAGTCGTCTTTAACCTATGCTTGATTACTCAATTATTAACAGTCGGAATCGCCTACTTTATTAGTCCTGCATGGTGGAATATTCACGTTTGGTTAGTCCGAGGGTATGGTGGACTGTCGTTACTATTACTAGGATGGTCATTCTTCACCCCATTTCCACCTCAAATACAACGCCTCACTGCGAGTCTACCCGTGCTGCTGGGACTACAGTTTCTCACCATTCATCTCAAGAGTCCTTTGCACCTAGAGATACTACACCCTTTGATAGGGTTTTCGTTACTCTACGTTTCTTCAAGCCTTGTCCATCGTGTATGGCGCAGCCTATCGCTCAATCATCAGCCCAATGAGCAAGCTTAA
- a CDS encoding helix-turn-helix transcriptional regulator → MPVIDQSELKSLVRETRQRLELSQTKFAQKLGVSFQSVNRWENGRTKPLPIALKQIEHLLHQMGDSGKDLLVKYFSKTSGSEEETHE, encoded by the coding sequence ATGCCTGTAATTGACCAGTCAGAGCTAAAATCTCTCGTGCGGGAAACGCGGCAACGTCTGGAACTCTCACAAACCAAGTTTGCACAGAAGCTAGGGGTTTCATTTCAGAGCGTTAATCGTTGGGAGAATGGGCGGACTAAGCCCTTGCCGATTGCGTTGAAGCAGATTGAACACTTGCTGCATCAGATGGGCGATTCTGGCAAAGATTTGCTCGTCAAATACTTCTCAAAGACTTCTGGAAGTGAGGAGGAGACCCATGAATGA
- a CDS encoding NAD(P)H-dependent oxidoreductase → MAYTPKILAFAGSTRIDSYNKKLVQVAANGARSAGAEVTYVDLRDLPMPLYDEDLEKSEGMPENARKFKQLMIEHQGLLIASPEYNSSITAVLKNAIDWASRSTAPEEPPLVAFADKVAAIMSTSPGGLGGLRCLVHLRSILGNIRVIVLPDQIAVPKAFEIFNPDGTMKDPKQQESIEKLGEKVATIVAKLHG, encoded by the coding sequence ATGGCTTACACCCCTAAAATCTTGGCATTTGCAGGTAGCACCCGCATTGATTCTTACAATAAAAAGCTGGTACAAGTTGCTGCGAACGGAGCGCGGTCAGCGGGAGCTGAGGTGACATACGTGGATCTGCGCGACCTACCGATGCCGCTATACGACGAGGATCTGGAAAAGAGCGAGGGAATGCCTGAAAATGCGCGGAAGTTTAAACAGCTGATGATCGAACATCAGGGACTTCTCATCGCTTCTCCGGAGTACAACAGCTCAATTACAGCCGTTCTGAAAAATGCCATTGATTGGGCGTCACGTTCAACCGCACCAGAGGAACCCCCGCTCGTGGCTTTTGCGGATAAGGTGGCGGCGATTATGAGTACCTCACCGGGAGGATTGGGCGGTTTACGCTGTTTAGTCCACCTGCGCTCGATCCTGGGAAATATCAGAGTTATTGTTCTTCCCGATCAGATTGCGGTGCCTAAAGCTTTTGAAATATTTAATCCCGACGGTACGATGAAAGATCCCAAGCAGCAAGAGTCCATCGAGAAGTTAGGCGAAAAAGTTGCTACTATCGTGGCGAAGTTGCACGGATGA
- a CDS encoding TIGR04168 family protein, which produces MSNQRNPEKPIKIAVVGDIHDQWDSDDEIALKHLGVDLVLFVGDFGNESVDVVRAIASLDLPKAAIFGNHDAWYSASDWGRSRCPYDRQKEDRVQQQMDLLGETHVGYGSLDFPALNLTVVGSRPFSWGGEVWKNAQFYEQRYGVKNFEESTARILSAAQSAASETIIFIGHNGPVGLGDRPEDPCGKDWHPIGGDYGDPDFADAIAQTRDAGKTIPLVTFGHMHHTMRHTKIHLRTPVYVSAEGTVYLNSASVPRIIQTETNRLHNFSLVSLQGGIVSQVSLIWVGKDFTVASEQILYHRTEPAIQPVLS; this is translated from the coding sequence ATGAGCAATCAGAGGAACCCGGAAAAACCCATCAAAATTGCGGTTGTTGGCGATATTCACGACCAGTGGGACAGCGATGATGAAATTGCCCTCAAGCATCTGGGTGTTGACCTAGTGCTATTTGTAGGGGATTTCGGCAATGAGTCGGTGGATGTGGTGAGAGCGATCGCATCTCTCGATCTTCCCAAAGCGGCAATTTTTGGCAACCATGACGCTTGGTACAGCGCCTCAGATTGGGGCAGAAGTCGGTGTCCCTACGACCGCCAGAAAGAAGACCGGGTGCAGCAACAGATGGATTTGTTGGGAGAAACCCATGTCGGTTACGGTTCGCTTGATTTTCCCGCCCTGAATTTAACAGTTGTTGGGAGTCGCCCTTTTAGCTGGGGCGGAGAAGTCTGGAAAAATGCCCAGTTCTACGAACAACGGTATGGGGTGAAGAATTTCGAGGAGTCAACCGCCCGAATTCTCTCAGCGGCTCAGAGTGCTGCTTCTGAAACGATTATTTTTATAGGTCACAATGGGCCTGTCGGGTTAGGCGATCGCCCAGAAGACCCCTGTGGCAAAGATTGGCATCCTATCGGTGGCGACTATGGCGATCCGGATTTTGCAGATGCGATCGCCCAAACTCGCGACGCAGGGAAAACCATTCCCCTCGTCACCTTTGGTCATATGCACCACACTATGCGCCACACAAAGATCCACTTGCGAACCCCAGTTTATGTCAGCGCAGAGGGAACCGTTTACTTAAATTCAGCCAGCGTACCTCGGATTATCCAAACGGAGACGAACCGCCTGCATAATTTCTCTCTCGTCTCTCTGCAAGGCGGTATCGTCTCCCAAGTCTCCCTGATTTGGGTTGGTAAAGACTTCACCGTTGCATCTGAGCAGATTCTTTACCATCGCACCGAGCCAGCGATCCAACCCGTTTTAAGTTAG
- a CDS encoding MAPEG family protein, with product MTQEAIFSPFFATIFLTLLIWVYMYIRRIGFIESQKIHPQDLVASSTPAQIWSRKVSNPSDNLKNLFEIPVLFYALVLYLFVTKQVDTVYVNAAWIFVVFRVLHSVVHCTFNLVMLRFYLYLFATLSVWFIAFRAALTHFGA from the coding sequence ATGACACAAGAGGCAATCTTTAGTCCCTTCTTTGCAACAATCTTTCTGACACTCCTAATCTGGGTGTATATGTACATTCGTCGGATCGGTTTTATAGAAAGCCAGAAGATCCATCCGCAAGACCTTGTTGCATCTAGCACACCCGCGCAAATATGGTCGCGAAAGGTATCCAATCCATCAGATAACCTAAAAAATTTGTTCGAGATTCCGGTACTTTTTTATGCTCTTGTGCTATACCTTTTCGTCACGAAACAAGTCGATACAGTGTACGTAAACGCCGCGTGGATCTTCGTTGTATTTCGGGTATTGCATAGCGTCGTCCACTGTACATTCAATCTCGTTATGCTTCGGTTCTACCTCTATCTGTTCGCTACCCTCTCGGTTTGGTTCATCGCGTTCCGCGCCGCCCTTACTCACTTTGGCGCGTAG
- a CDS encoding MgtC/SapB family protein, which translates to MPQTYILSPNDGLGIFLRLCLALLVGAVIGLERQLKNKPAGLRTHMLVSLGSAFFVLVPLQIGTAQESAEALGRVIQGVTAGVGFLGAGEILRESQDESKTGVKVRGLTSAAATWVSAALGIAAGCGLWQMSLIGALLCLVVLRAFKRLEPHK; encoded by the coding sequence TTGCCACAAACCTACATCCTTTCCCCCAATGATGGCTTAGGAATTTTCTTAAGGCTATGCCTTGCCTTGCTGGTTGGGGCAGTCATCGGCTTAGAGCGCCAACTCAAGAACAAACCAGCAGGTTTAAGAACCCATATGCTGGTCAGTCTGGGTTCAGCATTCTTTGTTCTCGTGCCCCTCCAAATCGGTACGGCACAAGAAAGTGCTGAGGCTCTTGGCAGAGTCATTCAGGGCGTTACAGCCGGGGTTGGATTTTTAGGCGCAGGAGAAATTTTACGCGAGTCTCAGGACGAATCAAAAACAGGTGTTAAAGTTCGTGGACTCACCTCGGCTGCGGCTACTTGGGTTTCCGCTGCTTTAGGAATTGCTGCTGGGTGTGGGTTATGGCAAATGAGCTTAATTGGGGCTTTGCTGTGTTTGGTTGTTCTAAGAGCTTTTAAAAGGTTAGAGCCTCATAAGTAG
- the nadA gene encoding quinolinate synthase NadA, which yields MFTTTLPQRNFAQTAAFPHDLFEAINALKKELNAVILAHYYQDSDIQDVADYIGDSLELSRKAASTNADVIVFAGVHFMAETAKILNPDKLVLLPDLNAGCSLADSCPADAFAKFKAAHPGHIVVSYINCSAEIKAMSDIICTSSNAVKLVLQIPEDQPIIFAPDRNLGRYVMEQSGRDLVLWQGSCMVHETFSEKKIVQLKIEHPEAEVIAHPECEPSVLRHANYIGSTSALLKYSQASSTQVFIVATEPGIIYQMQKQAPDKQFIPAPPINDCACNECPHMRLNTLEKLYLAMKNRAPEITLPEETRVAALRPIQRMLEMSA from the coding sequence GTGTTTACTACTACACTTCCTCAGCGTAATTTTGCTCAGACAGCGGCATTCCCTCACGATTTATTTGAGGCAATTAACGCCCTCAAAAAAGAGTTAAACGCTGTTATTCTTGCTCATTACTATCAAGATTCTGATATTCAGGATGTAGCAGATTATATCGGAGATTCCTTAGAGCTTTCCCGAAAAGCAGCCAGCACAAATGCGGATGTCATCGTGTTTGCGGGGGTTCACTTTATGGCGGAAACTGCCAAAATTCTCAACCCCGACAAGTTGGTACTCTTACCCGACCTCAACGCCGGTTGCTCGTTGGCAGACAGTTGTCCTGCGGATGCTTTTGCTAAATTTAAGGCGGCTCACCCCGGTCATATAGTCGTTTCTTATATCAATTGCTCTGCCGAAATTAAGGCAATGAGCGACATTATTTGCACCAGTTCCAACGCGGTTAAACTGGTTCTTCAGATTCCAGAAGACCAGCCGATTATATTTGCCCCCGACCGGAATCTGGGACGATATGTAATGGAACAATCAGGGCGAGATTTGGTGCTGTGGCAAGGTAGCTGTATGGTGCATGAAACCTTCTCTGAAAAGAAGATTGTCCAGCTAAAAATTGAACATCCAGAAGCTGAAGTGATTGCCCATCCAGAGTGCGAACCATCGGTGTTGCGCCATGCCAATTACATCGGTTCTACTTCTGCACTGCTGAAATATTCTCAAGCAAGTTCCACTCAGGTATTTATTGTGGCGACTGAGCCGGGAATTATTTACCAAATGCAGAAACAGGCACCTGACAAACAGTTTATTCCAGCACCGCCAATCAACGACTGTGCTTGCAATGAGTGTCCTCATATGCGGTTAAATACTCTGGAGAAGCTGTATTTAGCGATGAAAAATCGGGCACCAGAAATTACTTTGCCAGAAGAAACGCGAGTGGCGGCGCTGCGTCCAATTCAGCGGATGTTGGAAATGAGCGCCTAG
- a CDS encoding LuxR C-terminal-related transcriptional regulator, whose amino-acid sequence MTSSLEPLLSAIRQTHSKSDLRSQIAPKIGEYFAAKRWAIFFFDQLPLSDRNFQKILKIALSIEHNPVARYLAERYAPVHEALVTTPKTWKLICPRPDHWHVMAGPIINHGQIVGVVGCTRDKIMPAFDSENLVDLGALCLHLSSWVATVDSQSIFAGKSQHQPFNSGFLQNGKAERLTARELQIAELVALGQTNAEIGNQLWITENSVKQALKRMFRKLEVSSRAEMIAQLSNIRLHSSKANSDLFNSVLNSHSSPFGCVSTKD is encoded by the coding sequence ATGACAAGTTCCTTAGAGCCTCTGTTGTCAGCGATTCGCCAAACCCATAGCAAATCCGACCTGCGATCGCAAATCGCGCCAAAAATTGGTGAATATTTTGCAGCGAAACGATGGGCAATTTTTTTCTTTGACCAACTCCCCTTAAGCGATCGCAATTTTCAGAAAATCTTGAAAATTGCACTCTCAATCGAGCATAATCCTGTGGCGCGTTATTTAGCAGAGCGCTATGCTCCGGTTCACGAAGCATTAGTGACAACCCCCAAGACTTGGAAATTAATCTGTCCTCGTCCAGATCACTGGCATGTGATGGCAGGACCTATCATCAATCACGGTCAAATCGTGGGTGTAGTCGGCTGCACGCGTGACAAAATAATGCCTGCCTTTGATAGCGAAAATCTAGTCGATTTAGGTGCCCTCTGCCTGCACTTATCGAGTTGGGTTGCAACAGTGGATTCACAAAGCATTTTTGCAGGAAAGTCACAGCACCAACCGTTTAATAGTGGTTTCCTTCAGAACGGCAAAGCCGAACGTTTAACAGCTCGTGAGTTGCAAATTGCAGAATTGGTGGCGTTGGGGCAAACCAACGCGGAAATTGGCAATCAACTTTGGATTACTGAAAATTCCGTGAAGCAAGCTTTAAAGCGAATGTTCCGTAAGCTTGAAGTTTCATCCCGTGCAGAGATGATTGCACAGCTTTCAAATATAAGGCTTCATTCATCCAAGGCAAACTCAGATTTATTTAACTCGGTGCTGAATTCCCACTCATCACCTTTCGGTTGTGTTTCCACTAAAGATTAA
- a CDS encoding TIGR04283 family arsenosugar biosynthesis glycosyltransferase → MEAARISIIIPVLNEAADTIRSTLASVRNVKNVEVIVVDGGSQNETVALVQSWGVKVLSSAAGRACQMNAGATAATGDILLFLHADTSLPLGFEKLVPLTLAQSGTVAGAFELKINSPMRSLRLVERMVNWRSRFFSLPYGDQAIFLKASVFHDIGGFPDLPIMEDFELIRCLRRLGRIAIVPTPVLTSARRWHKLGVLKTTLINQIVILGYFLGVPSSHLVKFYRPKK, encoded by the coding sequence ATAGAAGCGGCAAGAATTTCCATTATTATTCCCGTTTTGAATGAAGCTGCTGACACGATTCGGTCAACATTAGCGAGTGTTCGGAATGTCAAAAATGTGGAAGTCATTGTAGTGGATGGGGGAAGTCAGAATGAAACCGTCGCTCTTGTGCAATCCTGGGGCGTTAAAGTTCTGTCTTCGGCTGCTGGACGTGCCTGCCAAATGAACGCGGGTGCAACGGCTGCGACAGGAGATATCTTGTTATTCCTCCATGCAGATACCTCTTTACCGCTTGGGTTTGAGAAATTAGTTCCGTTGACACTAGCCCAGTCTGGAACCGTTGCGGGTGCCTTTGAACTCAAAATTAATTCTCCAATGCGATCGCTACGTCTAGTTGAAAGGATGGTGAATTGGCGATCGCGCTTTTTTTCCCTACCCTATGGCGACCAAGCTATCTTTTTAAAAGCTTCTGTATTTCACGATATTGGAGGTTTTCCCGATCTCCCGATTATGGAAGATTTTGAATTGATCCGTTGTCTGAGACGTTTGGGGCGAATTGCTATTGTTCCGACTCCGGTACTGACTTCAGCCCGTCGCTGGCACAAACTTGGGGTTCTGAAAACTACGCTGATTAATCAGATAGTAATTCTTGGCTATTTCTTGGGAGTTCCCTCATCTCATCTGGTTAAATTTTATCGTCCTAAGAAGTGA
- a CDS encoding PAS domain S-box protein: MNDSLHSSDSDLAKKDSLQSSQGIPETAWRQSQEFNQQLLDSSDDCIKVFDLEGRILFMSQAGQVRLGIRDITPFLNTSWAEFWQGAVKQAAIEAIALARDGEVCTFQGACLTLNGELKWWDHKISPIREANGQVERLLCISREITERRLMELAVRESEAKYRTLFESIDQGFCICEVLFDEKEEPIDYRYLEVNAAFERLTGLEQASGKTMRELVPNHEDYWFEIYGSLVRNREAVRFEQQASAMNRWFNVNAFCIGEPQSHQFAALFTNITEIKRIEAERQKVEQERDRFLALGSDLQVIMSSHGYFHWVSPAFERILGWTPDEMTSRPWTDFLHPDDIVASVGESVSVLSGSETLAFENRYRHKEGDYRWLLWRAQPHLEERVLYATAVDITEHKQAEVALRQSEEHYRRLFESIDEGFCTVEVLFDADGKPVDHRILQANPAFERQSGIANPEGKTASELAPGLKQYWNDLYAQVIHTGESIRTEVRSDALSRWFDVLISRVGDAAMHQVAIVFTDISERKQAEATIRQREAQFRQLADAMPQQVWITDAGGKTQYVNQQWTTYTGLTLEQTQDIHYALQVIHPDDFEMTSERWRTALATETPYQAEFRLKHLAAQTYRWFLSRAIPIRDEQGQIVQWFGTSTDIEEFRRAQAEREQLLQQEQIAREAAENANRIKDEFLAVLSHELRTPLNPILGWSKLLQNGKLDAAKIQLALKTIERNAQLQADLIEDLLDVSRILQGKLNLNVSSLNLVSIIQAAMETVRLAAEAKSIQVEASFDLDVGLVQGDSARLQQVIWNLLSNAVKFTPAGGQVNIRLERLDSHAQITVSDTGQGIESDFLPYVFDYFRQSDATTTRNFGGLGLGLAIARNLVELHGGTVGVESSGTGMGATFTVKLPLMPIQPTANQNSPLSEPSFDLNGIQVLVVDDEPDSREFVAFVLEEAGAKVMTATTAAEALTMLMRFKPTVLLSDIGMPDMDGYMLMQQVRTLSTEQGGQVKAIALTAYAGDFNQQQALQAGFQQHLSKPIEPERLIREISRLLNHT, encoded by the coding sequence ATGAATGATAGCCTCCACAGCTCTGACTCGGATTTGGCAAAAAAAGATTCACTTCAAAGTTCGCAGGGAATTCCTGAAACGGCGTGGCGTCAAAGCCAGGAGTTTAATCAGCAGCTCCTCGACAGTAGCGATGACTGCATCAAAGTATTTGACCTAGAAGGGCGAATTCTGTTCATGAGCCAAGCGGGGCAAGTGCGGCTGGGCATTCGGGATATAACCCCCTTCCTCAACACGTCTTGGGCAGAATTTTGGCAAGGAGCAGTAAAGCAAGCAGCAATTGAAGCAATAGCCCTTGCAAGAGACGGCGAGGTTTGTACCTTTCAAGGAGCTTGTTTAACACTCAACGGCGAACTCAAATGGTGGGATCACAAAATTAGCCCGATTCGAGAGGCTAATGGGCAAGTGGAGCGATTGTTGTGCATTTCACGGGAGATCACGGAGCGCAGGCTCATGGAACTCGCCGTGCGCGAATCGGAAGCAAAATACCGTACGTTGTTCGAGTCAATCGACCAGGGCTTCTGCATCTGTGAAGTGCTGTTTGATGAGAAAGAGGAACCGATTGACTATCGATATCTGGAAGTGAATGCGGCATTTGAACGGCTAACCGGATTGGAGCAAGCGAGTGGTAAAACGATGCGGGAACTGGTTCCCAATCATGAAGACTACTGGTTTGAGATTTATGGCAGCCTTGTGCGAAACCGAGAAGCCGTTCGCTTTGAGCAGCAAGCGAGCGCAATGAACCGTTGGTTTAATGTCAATGCCTTTTGCATTGGAGAGCCACAAAGTCATCAGTTTGCTGCTTTATTTACCAACATTACCGAGATAAAGCGCATCGAAGCCGAACGGCAAAAAGTGGAGCAGGAACGCGATCGCTTTCTGGCGCTTGGGTCAGATTTGCAAGTGATTATGAGCAGCCACGGGTATTTTCACTGGGTCAGCCCCGCCTTTGAGCGCATTCTCGGCTGGACACCGGACGAAATGACCTCCCGCCCCTGGACTGATTTTCTGCATCCAGACGATATTGTCGCATCGGTCGGGGAAAGCGTCAGCGTGTTATCTGGCTCCGAAACGTTGGCATTTGAAAACCGCTATCGGCACAAAGAGGGCGACTACCGTTGGTTGCTCTGGAGAGCGCAGCCCCACTTAGAAGAACGGGTGCTTTACGCAACGGCGGTAGATATCACCGAGCATAAACAGGCAGAAGTCGCCCTGCGCCAATCTGAAGAACACTATCGCCGGTTGTTTGAGTCGATCGACGAAGGCTTTTGCACCGTTGAAGTGCTATTCGATGCGGATGGCAAGCCGGTTGATCACCGCATTTTGCAAGCGAATCCCGCATTCGAGCGGCAATCCGGCATTGCCAACCCAGAAGGCAAAACAGCAAGCGAACTCGCACCGGGACTGAAACAATATTGGAATGACCTCTACGCACAAGTCATTCACACAGGTGAGTCTATTCGCACTGAAGTGCGATCGGATGCACTCTCACGCTGGTTTGACGTTTTGATTTCGCGGGTCGGCGATGCCGCAATGCACCAGGTGGCAATCGTGTTTACCGACATCAGCGAACGCAAACAGGCAGAAGCCACAATTAGGCAACGGGAGGCGCAATTTCGCCAGCTCGCGGACGCGATGCCGCAACAGGTTTGGATAACCGATGCTGGAGGCAAAACGCAATATGTGAATCAGCAATGGACTACTTATACCGGGCTGACCTTAGAGCAGACTCAAGACATTCACTATGCGCTTCAAGTGATTCATCCGGATGATTTTGAGATGACGAGTGAAAGGTGGAGAACGGCGCTGGCTACGGAAACACCTTATCAAGCTGAATTTCGCTTGAAACACTTGGCTGCTCAGACCTATCGTTGGTTTCTCTCCCGCGCGATCCCTATTCGTGATGAGCAGGGACAAATTGTACAGTGGTTTGGCACTAGCACAGACATCGAAGAGTTTAGACGCGCCCAGGCTGAACGAGAACAGCTCTTACAGCAAGAACAAATCGCACGCGAAGCCGCCGAGAACGCCAATCGGATCAAAGATGAATTTCTGGCGGTGCTGTCTCATGAACTGAGAACGCCCCTCAATCCAATTTTGGGTTGGTCAAAACTCTTGCAGAACGGCAAGCTAGATGCCGCCAAAATCCAGTTGGCATTAAAGACAATTGAGCGTAATGCCCAACTACAAGCAGACTTAATTGAAGATTTGCTGGATGTGTCCCGAATTCTCCAAGGCAAGCTCAACCTGAATGTCAGTTCGCTCAATCTGGTCTCCATCATTCAGGCGGCGATGGAAACGGTACGGCTAGCAGCAGAAGCGAAGTCAATCCAAGTCGAGGCAAGCTTTGACCTGGATGTGGGTCTGGTTCAGGGAGATTCCGCTCGGTTGCAGCAAGTGATTTGGAATCTGCTCTCTAATGCGGTCAAGTTCACACCGGCAGGTGGACAGGTGAACATTCGGTTGGAGCGCCTTGACTCTCATGCCCAGATTACAGTCAGCGACACTGGGCAGGGAATTGAATCGGACTTTCTGCCCTATGTGTTTGACTACTTTCGCCAATCTGATGCCACCACAACCCGAAATTTTGGTGGGCTGGGATTAGGGCTAGCGATCGCGCGAAACTTAGTCGAACTGCATGGGGGGACTGTCGGAGTCGAAAGTTCAGGGACTGGGATGGGTGCAACCTTTACCGTTAAACTTCCACTCATGCCCATACAGCCAACCGCCAATCAAAACAGTCCATTATCAGAGCCATCTTTTGATTTAAACGGGATTCAAGTGTTAGTCGTGGATGATGAACCGGATTCACGGGAGTTTGTGGCGTTTGTGTTGGAAGAAGCGGGAGCAAAGGTCATGACTGCAACGACTGCCGCCGAAGCTTTGACAATGCTCATGCGATTCAAGCCAACTGTGCTGCTGAGTGACATTGGGATGCCAGATATGGATGGCTATATGCTGATGCAACAGGTGAGAACTTTGTCAACAGAGCAAGGCGGACAAGTGAAGGCGATCGCTCTAACTGCCTACGCTGGGGACTTTAACCAGCAACAAGCACTACAAGCTGGATTCCAACAACATCTTTCAAAACCCATAGAACCAGAGAGGTTAATCAGGGAGATATCACGTTTACTCAATCACACCTAA